In one window of Tellurirhabdus rosea DNA:
- a CDS encoding DUF779 domain-containing protein, with amino-acid sequence MNTTIFSRVAVTPAAAEVIDTIRERHGELMFHQSGGCCDGSSPMCFEKGDFRLGSTDVLLGSIHGCSFWMSEDQYEYWKHTHLTVDVTPGRGASFSLEIPMGVRFIIRSRLLDEAEMAHLPPVHVGPI; translated from the coding sequence ATGAACACCACAATCTTTTCCCGCGTCGCCGTCACGCCTGCTGCGGCGGAGGTGATTGATACGATTCGCGAACGGCATGGGGAACTGATGTTTCACCAGAGCGGCGGGTGCTGCGACGGTTCTTCGCCCATGTGTTTCGAGAAAGGCGATTTCCGCCTCGGCTCGACGGACGTGCTGCTTGGAAGCATCCACGGCTGCTCGTTCTGGATGTCGGAAGACCAGTATGAGTACTGGAAGCACACGCACCTGACCGTCGATGTGACCCCGGGCCGGGGAGCCAGTTTTTCCCTGGAAATTCCGATGGGCGTGCGGTTCATCATCCGCTCGCGGCTGCTGGACGAAGCCGAAATGGCGCACCTCCCTCCCGTTCATGTCGGACCAATTTGA
- a CDS encoding glutamine--tRNA ligase/YqeY domain fusion protein, whose protein sequence is MTEAPRESAERSERSLNFIEQIVEDDLASGKHGGRVHTRFPPEPNGYLHIGHAKSICLNFGLADKYGGQTNLRFDDTNPVTEDTEYVESIKADVRWLGFEWENEFYASDYFDQLYEFAEKLIREGLAYVDDSTSEEIAAQKGTPTEPGQESPYRSRTVEENLDLFRRMKAGEFPDGAKVLRARIDMASPNMHFRDPIIYRIKHAHHHRTGDKWCIYPMYDFAHGQSDAIEEITHSLCTLEFIPHRPLYDWFIDKLAIFPSRQYEFARLNLTYTVMSKRKLLQLVNEGHVNGWDDPRMPTISGLRRRGYTPSSVREFCDRIGVAKRENLIDVGLLEFCIREELNKTASRVMAVLDDKPLKVVLTNYPEDKREVLRIENNPEDQSAGEREVPFSREVWIEREDFMENPPKKYFRLFPGGIVRLKGAYIIKCDEVVKNEAGEVTELRCTYIPESRSGSDTSGINVKGTIHWVSVADAVEAEVRLYDRLLTVEDPSAEEGDFKEFINPASLLKVRGLVEPSLRSSVSEKPIQFMRKGYFCIDPDSTAERLVFNRTVTLKDSWAKETKKA, encoded by the coding sequence ATGACGGAAGCACCCAGAGAATCGGCCGAACGGTCGGAGCGATCCCTGAATTTTATTGAACAGATTGTAGAAGATGATCTTGCCTCCGGGAAACACGGCGGACGCGTCCACACGCGCTTTCCGCCCGAGCCGAACGGGTACCTGCACATTGGTCACGCCAAGTCCATCTGCCTGAATTTCGGGCTGGCGGATAAATACGGCGGTCAGACCAACCTGCGTTTTGACGACACCAACCCTGTCACGGAAGACACCGAGTACGTGGAGTCCATCAAGGCCGACGTGCGCTGGCTGGGCTTTGAGTGGGAAAACGAATTTTACGCGTCGGACTATTTCGACCAGTTATACGAATTTGCCGAAAAGCTGATCCGGGAAGGTCTGGCGTACGTGGACGATTCGACATCGGAGGAAATCGCCGCCCAGAAGGGCACGCCCACCGAACCGGGTCAGGAAAGCCCGTACCGGAGCCGGACGGTCGAAGAAAACCTCGACCTCTTCCGCCGCATGAAAGCGGGCGAGTTTCCGGACGGCGCGAAAGTGCTGCGGGCCCGCATCGACATGGCCTCGCCGAACATGCACTTCCGCGACCCGATTATCTACCGGATCAAGCACGCGCATCACCACCGGACGGGCGACAAATGGTGCATTTACCCGATGTACGATTTCGCGCACGGGCAGTCGGACGCCATCGAGGAAATCACGCATTCGCTCTGCACGCTGGAGTTCATTCCGCACCGGCCGCTGTACGACTGGTTCATCGATAAACTGGCCATTTTCCCTTCCCGCCAGTACGAGTTTGCCCGGCTGAACCTGACCTACACGGTCATGAGTAAACGTAAGCTGCTCCAGCTGGTCAACGAAGGCCACGTAAACGGCTGGGACGACCCGCGCATGCCGACCATCTCGGGACTGCGCCGCCGCGGGTACACGCCTTCGTCGGTGCGCGAGTTCTGCGACCGCATCGGGGTGGCCAAGCGCGAAAACCTCATCGACGTGGGGCTGCTGGAGTTCTGCATCCGCGAGGAACTGAACAAAACCGCCTCCCGCGTGATGGCCGTGCTGGACGACAAGCCGCTCAAAGTGGTGCTGACCAACTATCCGGAAGACAAGCGGGAAGTTCTGCGCATCGAAAACAACCCGGAAGATCAGTCGGCCGGGGAGCGTGAAGTGCCGTTCAGCCGCGAGGTCTGGATTGAGCGCGAGGACTTCATGGAAAATCCGCCGAAAAAGTACTTCCGGCTGTTCCCGGGCGGCATAGTGCGGCTCAAGGGCGCGTACATTATCAAGTGCGACGAGGTGGTGAAGAACGAGGCTGGTGAGGTGACCGAGCTGCGCTGCACCTACATTCCGGAGAGCCGTTCGGGTTCGGATACGTCGGGCATCAACGTCAAAGGGACCATTCACTGGGTATCGGTTGCCGACGCCGTGGAAGCGGAAGTCCGGCTGTACGACCGCCTGCTGACCGTCGAAGACCCGTCCGCTGAAGAGGGGGACTTTAAGGAGTTCATCAACCCGGCCTCGCTGCTGAAGGTGCGCGGGCTGGTAGAGCCGTCGCTGCGCAGTTCCGTTTCGGAGAAGCCCATCCAGTTTATGCGGAAAGGGTATTTCTGCATCGACCCCGACTCGACCGCCGAGCGGCTGGTGTTCAACCGGACCGTGACGCTGAAAGATAGCTGGGCGAAGGAGACGAAGAAGGCATAA
- a CDS encoding spore photoproduct lyase family protein, whose translation MPDFKPTVILYTADALNERGEAVIDRYPQAETLEVKQHNRLPELGMGHFKVKSDVLVLGKLKTLDCKWSGRSSDYIAPSLANGCFGGCAYCYVDRHKKVNPITLFTNVEEIMATVDKHVMGLPWAKEPNQTDPTYWTYDIGCNSDISVDYSLSDGIRQVFEFFRDHPRAKATFATKFVERDMLDFDPQRKVRIRFSLMPSHVSKLVDVRTDSIEKRIAAINDFYDAGYDVHVNFSPVIVYGGKEWRNDYRELFQQLNEALRPEVKAQLKCEVIFLTHNQWQHQANLQINPKAEELLWVPELQENKRSQYGGWNIRYDHQLKSKMIDVFERMVGEEIPWCEIRYIF comes from the coding sequence ATGCCTGATTTCAAGCCGACTGTCATTCTGTATACTGCCGACGCGCTGAACGAGCGGGGAGAGGCCGTGATCGACCGATATCCGCAGGCCGAAACGCTCGAAGTGAAGCAGCATAACCGGCTGCCCGAACTGGGTATGGGGCATTTCAAGGTCAAGTCGGATGTGCTGGTGCTGGGTAAGCTGAAGACCCTCGACTGCAAGTGGAGCGGCCGCAGTTCCGACTACATCGCGCCGAGTCTGGCCAACGGCTGTTTCGGCGGCTGTGCCTATTGCTACGTTGACCGGCACAAGAAAGTCAATCCCATCACGCTCTTCACCAACGTCGAGGAAATCATGGCGACGGTCGATAAGCACGTCATGGGCCTGCCGTGGGCGAAGGAGCCGAACCAGACCGACCCGACGTACTGGACCTACGACATTGGCTGCAACTCCGACATTTCGGTGGATTATAGCCTGTCCGACGGCATCCGTCAGGTGTTCGAGTTTTTCCGGGACCATCCGCGCGCCAAGGCCACCTTCGCGACCAAGTTTGTCGAACGCGACATGCTCGATTTCGACCCGCAGCGCAAGGTCCGGATTCGGTTCAGCCTCATGCCGAGCCATGTCAGCAAACTGGTGGACGTGCGTACGGACAGCATCGAGAAGCGTATTGCGGCCATCAACGATTTTTACGATGCCGGTTATGACGTGCACGTCAATTTTTCGCCCGTCATTGTGTATGGCGGCAAGGAATGGCGCAACGATTACCGCGAATTATTTCAGCAGCTGAACGAGGCGCTGCGGCCGGAAGTAAAGGCGCAGCTCAAATGTGAAGTGATATTTCTGACGCATAACCAGTGGCAGCACCAGGCCAATCTGCAAATCAATCCGAAGGCGGAAGAACTGCTGTGGGTACCGGAATTGCAGGAGAACAAACGCAGTCAGTACGGCGGCTGGAACATCCGCTACGATCACCAGCTGAAAAGCAAAATGATCGACGTGTTCGAACGGATGGTGGGAGAGGAGATCCCCTGGTGTGAAATCCGGTATATTTTCTAA
- a CDS encoding aldehyde dehydrogenase family protein, translating to METLEVPSKTLPRPIFKQQYENYIGGKWVAPVDGEYFNNTSPVDNSLISRVPRSKAADIEMALDAAHKAFETWSRTSATERSNILLRIADAIEQNLEFLARVETVENGKAVRETLAADLPLCVDHFRYFAGVIRAEEGSMSELDATTVSMIIKEPIGVVGQIIPWNFPLLMATWKLAPALAAGCCVVMKPAEQTPTSILVLMELLEGIIPPGVVNIVNGFGPEAGKPLAQSKRVAKVAFTGETTTGRLIMQYASENLIPVTMELGGKSPNIFMPSIADADDEFFDKCVEGAVMFALNQGEVCTCPSRLLVHESAYDRFMERVVQRAEAIKLGHPLDPETMMGAQASNDQFEKILSYIDIGKQEGAEVLTGGGPAKLNNGLEQGYYIQPTILKGHNKMRVFQEEIFGPVVSVSTFKTTEEAIEMANDTLYGLGAGLWTRDAHELYQIPRAIQAGRVWVNCYHHYPAHAPFGGYKKSGFGRENHLMMLNHYRQQKNLLISYSKNKLGFF from the coding sequence ATGGAAACCCTAGAAGTCCCCAGCAAGACCCTTCCCCGGCCGATCTTCAAGCAGCAGTACGAAAACTACATTGGCGGCAAATGGGTAGCTCCCGTCGACGGTGAGTACTTCAACAATACGTCTCCGGTCGACAATAGCCTTATCAGCCGCGTGCCCCGCTCCAAAGCCGCGGACATCGAAATGGCGCTGGACGCCGCCCACAAAGCCTTCGAAACCTGGTCGCGGACCTCGGCCACCGAGCGCAGCAACATCCTGCTCCGCATCGCCGATGCCATCGAACAGAACCTGGAATTTCTGGCCCGCGTCGAAACGGTGGAGAACGGGAAAGCCGTTCGCGAAACCCTGGCCGCCGACCTTCCCCTCTGCGTTGACCATTTCCGCTACTTCGCCGGCGTCATCCGCGCCGAGGAAGGCAGCATGTCCGAACTCGACGCCACGACGGTTTCGATGATTATCAAAGAGCCCATCGGCGTCGTAGGCCAGATCATTCCCTGGAACTTCCCGCTGCTGATGGCGACCTGGAAGCTCGCTCCGGCGCTGGCCGCGGGCTGCTGCGTGGTGATGAAACCCGCCGAGCAGACTCCGACCTCGATCCTGGTTCTGATGGAACTGCTGGAAGGCATCATCCCGCCGGGCGTCGTCAACATCGTCAACGGGTTTGGTCCCGAGGCCGGTAAGCCGCTGGCGCAGAGCAAGCGCGTCGCCAAGGTGGCCTTCACGGGGGAAACGACCACCGGCCGCCTGATTATGCAGTATGCCTCGGAAAACCTCATTCCGGTCACGATGGAACTGGGCGGCAAATCGCCGAACATCTTCATGCCGAGCATTGCGGATGCCGACGACGAGTTTTTCGACAAGTGCGTGGAGGGGGCGGTGATGTTCGCTTTGAACCAGGGCGAAGTATGTACCTGTCCGTCGCGTCTGCTGGTCCACGAAAGCGCGTACGACCGCTTTATGGAGCGCGTTGTCCAGCGCGCGGAAGCCATCAAACTCGGCCACCCGCTCGACCCGGAAACGATGATGGGCGCGCAGGCTTCCAACGACCAGTTCGAGAAAATCCTGTCGTACATCGACATCGGTAAGCAGGAAGGCGCCGAAGTCCTGACGGGCGGTGGTCCGGCCAAGCTGAACAACGGTCTGGAGCAGGGTTACTACATCCAGCCGACCATCCTGAAAGGCCACAACAAGATGCGGGTTTTCCAGGAAGAAATCTTCGGTCCGGTCGTTTCCGTTTCGACGTTCAAAACAACGGAAGAGGCCATTGAAATGGCCAATGATACGCTCTACGGGCTGGGTGCCGGTCTCTGGACCCGCGACGCCCACGAGCTGTACCAGATTCCGCGGGCCATTCAGGCCGGTCGCGTGTGGGTGAACTGCTACCACCACTACCCGGCCCACGCTCCGTTCGGCGGCTACAAAAAATCAGGCTTCGGTCGCGAAAACCACCTGATGATGCTGAACCACTACCGCCAGCAGAAAAACCTGCTGATCTCGTACAGCAAGAATAAGCTTGGGTTCTTTTGA